Part of the Phycisphaerae bacterium genome is shown below.
CCCTGTGACAAAACAGGCTCAAGAAATGTCTTTTGGGCCGGGCTGCCGACACAAATCATATATACAGGCTCAAGGTCTTCAGTAAGCCTGCAGACTCTTGCGACGGTCCTGGAATCAAAACTGCCGATTGGCATAGAACCAAGACCAAGCGAAACGGCCTGAAGCTGGAGATTCTGCGCGATTCGGCCGGCCTCAAGACAGATAAATCTTTCGCCTCTGCCGCGTAATTCGACTTCAACTTTCCTTGCGGAACCGGAAATTATAAAGATACACGGAGAATTCTTCACCACGGGCAGCCTAAAAACAGCACCAAAAAGCATTGGCCTGATATCGCCGTCAATCTGCTTGATTAAATTGTGGCCGTTCGGGTCGTAAACATACAAACCGTCCGGCAGTACTACATTCAACTGCATCGGATAAATATCCATGGCAGAAGGAGTGGTCCTCAATCCGCCGGCAGAGTCTGTTATACCCTGGCCCGACCAGCATAACTGTCCAATCTGTTCAATCTTAAGCTCCTGAGCGGTAAAATCGCTGATGTTCCTGCGATTTTTAATCACCTGTTCAAGCGAAAATCTGCCGTTTAAATCCTGGTCAGGCAGCCTCATGATTGCTACAGTAGGAGCGGAGTTTACAGGCAGAGCCGGGATGCTCAAAACCAATAACAGAACAAATAATAATATTTTTTTCATTTTAAAACCCTCCGACAATCAGTCTTCATCTTTTTCAAGCGGACCAACCCGGCCAACTTTTTTGTGTTTGTAAATAAGATGCAGATTCCGAAAGTAAATAAGCGTGTTAAGCGAAAAGCCGAGGATGAAAA
Proteins encoded:
- a CDS encoding DJ-1/PfpI family protein; translated protein: MKKILLFVLLLVLSIPALPVNSAPTVAIMRLPDQDLNGRFSLEQVIKNRRNISDFTAQELKIEQIGQLCWSGQGITDSAGGLRTTPSAMDIYPMQLNVVLPDGLYVYDPNGHNLIKQIDGDIRPMLFGAVFRLPVVKNSPCIFIISGSARKVEVELRGRGERFICLEAGRIAQNLQLQAVSLGLGSMPIGSFDSRTVARVCRLTEDLEPVYMICVGSPAQKTFLEPVLSQGYAPIVRQTAPVRPRRAVIIVPSQYFEDKEFFGTQEALQIAGIGVDIASSIKGDIKGIEKNVIKSAMLVGDIKIDDYDAFIFIGGQGVKEYFANNAILKLVRTANENKKILAAIGTAPGIFASAGIVRDKNIASFPSQRLNLINAGAKWQRKGLQIDGNLITADSPGTSGGQNESRRFGAAIVQMMKQQGG